Proteins encoded in a region of the Candidatus Neomarinimicrobiota bacterium genome:
- a CDS encoding T9SS type A sorting domain-containing protein, producing MKYLRISLLVFFLIGTVHAEKKRAFLEMVSTETCPYCVAVTGFLHDWNNPGSPSYLGHDMARNWIIIHFHREDHLNGLMENSNSQSDPVDYRFTSGNGFPYSESLGWYPWFVFGGEMQVLSVWEDLPSYAANMMDEETPLSLSLEGTLFSEYDALVKLTITSEEDLSSKDLRLFVAATMDSVVHVNESDANQDYHHDVFLSWVGNAGQGADCGDGCEDGQSISLGKDETVVKTYSWTLDENPPVNPDPYVNPISWDKKNIKIVAFVQDFGTSEILQAATIARTGGIQTGINDELVLPDGFALKQNYPNPFNPTTTISYDLPEQAQVTLGIYDILGKQITTLVNQSQDAGKRIAVWDGTDDLGRQVSAGVYLYQIQAGDFSQTRKMLLLK from the coding sequence ATGAAATATCTCAGAATCTCGCTTTTGGTATTTTTTCTGATCGGCACTGTTCATGCTGAAAAGAAGCGTGCCTTTCTTGAGATGGTTTCAACAGAAACCTGTCCTTACTGTGTCGCTGTCACTGGTTTCTTGCACGATTGGAATAATCCAGGGAGTCCATCTTATTTGGGTCATGATATGGCCCGTAACTGGATCATCATTCATTTTCACAGGGAAGATCATTTGAACGGTCTCATGGAAAACTCCAACAGTCAGAGTGATCCTGTTGATTACAGGTTTACAAGCGGAAATGGTTTTCCTTATTCAGAATCGCTGGGGTGGTATCCGTGGTTTGTTTTTGGAGGCGAAATGCAGGTTCTTTCTGTATGGGAAGATCTTCCCAGCTATGCCGCAAATATGATGGATGAAGAAACTCCCCTCTCTCTATCTCTTGAAGGGACCCTGTTCAGTGAATATGATGCTCTGGTTAAGTTGACCATTACCTCTGAAGAAGATCTTTCCTCAAAAGATTTACGACTTTTCGTTGCTGCCACCATGGATTCCGTTGTACATGTAAACGAGAGTGATGCAAATCAGGATTACCATCACGATGTATTCTTAAGCTGGGTTGGTAATGCAGGGCAGGGAGCAGATTGCGGTGACGGGTGTGAGGATGGTCAGTCTATTTCCCTTGGGAAGGATGAAACAGTCGTAAAAACCTATTCTTGGACCCTTGATGAAAATCCTCCTGTTAATCCTGACCCTTATGTAAACCCAATTTCCTGGGATAAGAAGAACATCAAGATAGTTGCTTTTGTTCAAGATTTCGGAACATCTGAAATATTGCAGGCGGCAACCATTGCCAGGACAGGGGGGATTCAAACAGGTATAAATGATGAATTAGTATTGCCTGACGGTTTTGCCTTGAAACAAAACTATCCCAATCCCTTCAATCCCACTACAACCATTTCCTATGACTTGCCGGAACAGGCTCAGGTCACCCTTGGTATCTATGATATATTGGGTAAACAGATAACGACTCTGGTCAACCAGTCACAGGATGCTGGTAAAAGAATAGCTGTCTGGGATGGCACTGATGATTTGGGGAGACAAGTGAGTGCTGGTGTCTATCTTTACCAGATACAGGCTGGTGATTTCAGTCAAACTCGGAAGATGCTGCTCTTGAAATGA